A portion of the Calliphora vicina chromosome 5, idCalVici1.1, whole genome shotgun sequence genome contains these proteins:
- the LOC135962400 gene encoding uncharacterized protein LOC135962400 translates to MKLLVKLFIYLTIIVIITVLSQADLTQAKAINGMADLMGMDEPPEKVPEFESSIPRMRRDVDPQAADDGDIPKEEPKADARFRTRRETPPGESDKPKEFQEEPKMHRAKRQMPSPPGEMPMPPM, encoded by the exons ATGAAACTGTTGgtgaaattgtttatttatttgacaATTATTGTCATTATTACTGTGCTCAGCCAAGCCGACTTGACGCAGGCTAAAGCTATAAATGGAATGGCCGATTTGATG ggAATGGATGAACCTCCAGAAAAAGTACCAGAG TTTGAATCATCTATTCCAAGG ATGCGTCGTGATGTTGATCCTCAAGCTGCCGATGATGGTGATATACCAAAG GAAGAGCCTAAGGCAGATGCCCGTTTCAGA ACTCGCCGTGAAACTCCACCTGGAGAATCGGACAAGCCAAAAGAGTTCCAAGAAGAACCTAAAATGCATCGC GCAAAACGTCAAATGCCGTCTCCACCTGGAGAGATGCCGATGCCACCAATGTAA